The following proteins are co-located in the Silene latifolia isolate original U9 population chromosome 1, ASM4854445v1, whole genome shotgun sequence genome:
- the LOC141604510 gene encoding cysteine-rich receptor-like protein kinase 5 — translation MTKLPRTLPRVTYKEDLKTAESQQYDLETLQAATNNFSIANKIGGGAFGLVYKGILLDGREIAVKRLSHNSSQGEKEFKAEIELLTKLQHRNLVRLLGFCLKNGEALLVYELVTNKSLDYFLFDNKKRQELTWPIRFQIIKGIARGLLYLHDDSPQRTIHRDLKAPNVLLDAEMNPKIADFGLARTSALKQTHVHTKEDCT, via the exons ATGACAAAGCTACCGCGGACATTGCCTCGAGTAACCTATAAGGAAGATTTAAAGACGGCGGAGTCGCAACAATATGATTTGGAAACTCTCCAAGCTGCCACAAACAATTTCTCAATTGCCAACAAAATTGGTGGAGGTGCTTTTGGCTTAGTATACAAG GGCATCTTATTAGATGGACGAGAAATAGCTGTGAAAAGGTTATCACACAACTCAAGCCAAGGTGAGAAAgaatttaaggctgaaatcgaacttcTTACAAAGCTTCAACACCGGAATTTGGTTCGATTACTAGGATTTTGCTTAAAGAACGGCGAGGCATTGCTTGTGTATGAATTAGTGACCAACAAGAGTCTCGACTATTTCCTATTCG ATAATAAAAAGAGACAAGAATTGACGTGGCCAATTCGGTTTCAAATTATAAAAGGCATTGCACGAGGCCTGTTATATCTACACGACGACTCTCCTCAACGAACAATTCATCGTGATCTTAAAGCACCTAATGTTTTGTTAGATGCGGAAATGAACCCTAAGATTGCAGACTTTGGGTTGGCCAGAACATCCGCTCTCAAACAAACGCACGTCCATACCAAAGAAGAttgcacttga
- the LOC141606139 gene encoding uncharacterized protein LOC141606139 yields the protein MVGPDGDGKKSGGSKFAEQIAPSSPLYLHPSESTALSLTPTVFNGENYDLWADAVRNALDAKNKLSFVEGKVRKPHVKDGEEESLEAVAWRQCNAMVKAWIRNSIDPKLHPSISFPGAVTEIWKELKDRYSCTCGAAADLAKEKEEEKVHQFLMGLDTSLYGNIRTNLLMEDEITTLNRAYALVLREERHRAVTKPKEENSEAAMAARLISGASRGRDSTVQNSETREGIPRCTACNKLYHTEDNCWDKYPELRPGRGRGRGRRGGRGQGRGGRGQGGNHQAANVSTTSEGERNLTVEEVIQIRNLLGAKSDGNQANSGMDCDINNWLIDSGASHHMTGRKSLLANISIQNPSTVTLPDGSKIIAREHGELVLSDNFVLKDVLYVPKLTCDLISVKQLIEENNCVVTFFPDHCTIQDRSTRMKIGRVLHGTQPVLDDLRVFGSLCYAHNKDRPKDKFNERGKRCVFIGYPSSKKGWRVYDIKSRKIFESRDVIFYEHTFPFVDNGSMGINEEGARPKMNEQIVADPHFVSPSSHQEVEELVPGETNDEEQGGLNEEEQAGPDMSSSPPAE from the exons ATGGTTGGGCCAGACGGCGACGGAAAGAAGAGTGGTGGGAGCAAATTCGCAGAACAGATTGCTCCGTCATCACCGTTGTATCTGCACCCTTCCGAAAGTACGGCCTTGTCATTAACGCCAACGGTTTTCAACGGAGAAAACTATGACTTGTGGGCAGATGCGGTAAGGAATGCTCTTGACGCGAAAAATAAATTGAGTTTTGTTGAGGGCAAAGTAAGGAAGCCGCATGTCAAAGACGGGGAAGAAGAGAGTCTTGAGGCAGTGGCATGGCGCCAATGTAACGCCATGGTCAAGGCCTGGATTAGGAACTCAATTGATCCCAAATTGCACCCAAGTATCAGTTTTCCAGGAGCCGTGACAGAGATTTGGAAAGAGTTGAAGGATCGGTACTCG TGTACTTGTGGAGCGGCAGCGGATTTGGCCaaggaaaaggaagaagaaaaagttCACCAATTTCTCATGGGACTAGATACGAGTTTGTATGGCAATATCCGCACCAATCTCTTGATGGAAGATGAGATAACAACATTGAACAGGGCATATGCGCTTGTTCTCAGAGAAGAGAGACATCGAGCTGTCACTAAACCAAAAGAGGAAAACAGTGAAGCAGCCATGGCGGCTAGGCTGATTAGTGGAGCAAGCAGGGGACGTGACAGTACTGTACAAAATTCAGAAACAAGAGAAGGAATACCACGATGCACTGCTTGCAATAAACTATACCACACAGAAGATAATTGTTGGGACAAGTATCCTGAACTCAGACCAGGCAGAGGTCGGGGCAGAGGACGGCGTGGCGGACGTGGTCAAGGGCGTGGTGGCAGAGGACAAGGCGGAAACCACCAGGCAGCCAATGTTAGCACGACAAGTGAAGGAGAACGAAATTTGACAGTAGAAGAGGTAATTCAGATACGCAATTTATTGGGAGCAAAATCGGATGGAAATCAAGCCAATTCAGGTATGGATTGTGATATTAATAATTGGCTAATCGACAGTGGTGCATCACACCATATGACAGGGCGAAAATCCTTGCTTGCCAATATCAGCATACAAAACCCGTCAACCGTGACTCTGCCAGATGGTTCGAAAATCATAGCACGAGAGCATGGAGAACTTGTGCTAAGcgataattttgttttaaaagacGTTCTATATGTTCCAAAATTAACTTGTGATTTAATTTCCGTAAAACAATTGATTGAGGAAAATAATTGCGTTGTGACATTTTTTCCTGATCATTGCACCATACAGGACCGATCTACGAGGATGaagattggacggg TGTTACATGGGACACAACCCGTATTAGATGACTTGCGTGTTTTTGGAAGCCTTTGTTACGCTCACAACAAAGATCGTCCTAAGGATAAGTTTAACGAACGAGGAAAAAGATGTGTTTTTATCGGTTATCCAAGTTCCAAAAAAGGTTGGCGCGTTTATGACATCAAGAGTCGGAAAATTTTTGAGTCTCGAGATGTGATTTTCTATGAACACACTTTTCCTTTTGTTGATAATGGTTCCATGGGCATAAATGAAGAAGGTGCCCGTCCAAAAATGAATGAACAAATTGTTGCAGACCCTCATTTTGTTTCGCCTAGTTCACACCAAGAAGTGGAAGAACTTGTTCCAGGGGAAACAAATGACGAAGAACAGGGAGGCTTGAATGAAGAAGAGCAGGCAGGTCCAGACATGTCGAGCTCACCCCCCGCCGAATGA